One segment of Enterobacter ludwigii DNA contains the following:
- a CDS encoding MurR/RpiR family transcriptional regulator gives MNMLEKIQFQLEHLSKSERKVAEVILAAPAQAIHSSIAALAQEAGVSEPTVNRFCRSLETRGFPDFKLHLAQSLANGTPYVNRNVDEDDSVDAYTAKIFESAMATLDHVRQSLDMNSVNRAVDLLTQAKRIAFFGLGSSAAVAHDAMNKFFRFNVPVIYSDDIVLQRMSCMNCSEDDVVVLISHTGRTKSQVELAQLARENDAMVIALTTAGTPLAREATLAITLDVPEDTDMYMPMVSRLAQLTVIDVLATGFTLRRGAKFRDNLKRVKEALKESRFDKELLMKSDVP, from the coding sequence ATGAACATGCTGGAAAAAATCCAGTTCCAACTGGAACACCTTAGCAAATCCGAGCGAAAAGTGGCCGAAGTCATTCTTGCCGCTCCTGCTCAGGCGATTCATTCAAGCATCGCCGCTCTGGCGCAGGAGGCAGGCGTCAGCGAACCGACGGTTAACCGCTTCTGCCGTAGCCTTGAAACGCGCGGCTTTCCTGATTTTAAACTGCATCTTGCACAAAGTCTGGCAAACGGCACGCCTTATGTTAATCGCAATGTGGATGAAGACGACAGTGTTGATGCCTATACGGCGAAAATATTTGAGTCGGCCATGGCTACGCTGGACCACGTTCGCCAGTCCCTCGATATGAATTCCGTGAACCGCGCGGTGGATTTACTGACCCAGGCCAAGCGCATTGCGTTCTTTGGCCTCGGCTCGTCGGCGGCCGTGGCGCATGACGCCATGAATAAGTTCTTCCGCTTTAACGTCCCGGTCATTTATTCCGATGACATTGTCCTGCAACGCATGAGCTGTATGAATTGCAGTGAAGATGATGTCGTGGTACTCATTTCGCACACCGGGCGCACCAAAAGCCAGGTGGAGCTGGCGCAACTGGCGCGTGAAAACGATGCCATGGTTATTGCCCTCACGACGGCGGGCACGCCGCTGGCAAGAGAAGCGACGCTCGCCATCACCCTTGACGTCCCGGAAGACACCGACATGTATATGCCGATGGTCTCCCGTCTGGCGCAGCTCACGGTGATTGACGTGCTGGCAACCGGTTTCACCCTGCGCCGTGGCGCAAAATTCAGAGATAACTTGAAGCGTGTCAAGGAAGCGCTTAAGGAATCGCGTTTTGATAAAGAATTGCTTATGAAAAGCGATGTTCCCTAA
- the pyk gene encoding pyruvate kinase translates to MSRRLRRTKIVTTLGPATDRDNNLEKIIAAGANVVRMNFSHGTPEDHKLRADKVREIAAKLGRHVAILGDLQGPKIRVSTFKEGKVFLNIGDKFLLDANLGKGEGDKEKVGIDYKGLPADVVPGDILLLDDGRVQLKVLEVQGMKVFTEVTVGGPLSNNKGINKLGGGLSAEALTDKDKADIVTAALIGVDYLAVSFPRCGEDLNYARRLARDAGCDAKIVAKVERAEAVCDQDAMDDVILASDVVMVARGDLGVEIGDPELVGIQKALIRRARQLNRAVITATQMMESMITNPMPTRAEVMDVANAVLDGTDAVMLSAETAAGQYPAETVAAMARVCLGAEKIPSINVSKHRLDVQFDNVEEAIAMSAMYAANHLKGVTAIITMTESGRTALMTSRISSGLPIFAMSRHERTLNLTALYRGVTPVHFDSTNDGVAAAHDAVNLLRDKGYLVSGDIVIVTQGDVMSTIGSTNTTRVLTVE, encoded by the coding sequence ATGTCCAGAAGGCTTCGCAGAACCAAGATCGTAACCACCTTAGGCCCGGCCACTGACCGCGATAACAATCTCGAGAAAATTATCGCCGCGGGTGCCAACGTGGTGCGTATGAACTTCTCTCACGGTACGCCAGAAGACCATAAATTACGTGCCGACAAAGTGCGTGAAATTGCGGCCAAACTTGGCCGTCATGTTGCTATCCTCGGGGACCTGCAGGGTCCAAAAATTCGTGTTTCAACCTTCAAAGAAGGTAAAGTCTTCCTCAATATCGGTGATAAATTCCTGCTCGATGCCAACCTGGGTAAAGGCGAAGGCGATAAAGAAAAAGTTGGGATCGACTATAAAGGTCTGCCGGCTGACGTTGTGCCTGGCGATATCCTGCTGCTCGACGACGGTCGCGTTCAGCTGAAAGTGCTGGAAGTTCAGGGGATGAAGGTTTTCACCGAAGTCACCGTCGGCGGCCCGCTCTCAAACAACAAAGGCATTAACAAACTTGGCGGTGGTCTCTCAGCCGAAGCGCTGACCGATAAAGACAAAGCGGATATCGTGACCGCTGCGCTGATTGGCGTTGACTATCTGGCCGTCTCCTTCCCGCGCTGTGGCGAAGACCTGAACTACGCGCGCCGTCTGGCACGTGATGCGGGCTGTGATGCCAAAATCGTTGCTAAAGTGGAACGTGCGGAAGCCGTTTGCGATCAGGACGCGATGGATGACGTGATTCTGGCGTCTGACGTGGTGATGGTTGCCCGTGGCGATCTGGGCGTGGAAATTGGCGACCCTGAGCTGGTGGGGATCCAGAAAGCACTGATCCGCCGTGCACGTCAGCTTAACCGCGCCGTGATCACCGCAACCCAGATGATGGAATCCATGATCACCAACCCAATGCCGACCCGTGCAGAGGTGATGGACGTGGCTAACGCCGTGCTGGACGGTACCGATGCCGTAATGCTTTCTGCAGAAACCGCAGCCGGCCAGTACCCTGCTGAAACCGTAGCCGCGATGGCACGCGTTTGCCTGGGTGCTGAAAAGATCCCAAGCATCAACGTCTCTAAACACCGTCTGGACGTGCAGTTCGACAACGTGGAAGAAGCGATTGCGATGTCTGCCATGTACGCCGCTAACCACCTGAAAGGCGTAACGGCGATTATCACCATGACCGAATCTGGCCGTACCGCGCTGATGACCTCCCGTATCAGCTCCGGTCTGCCCATCTTCGCCATGTCTCGCCACGAGCGTACGCTGAACCTGACGGCGCTGTATCGCGGTGTCACGCCGGTTCACTTCGACAGCACCAACGACGGTGTCGCGGCTGCCCACGACGCCGTGAACCTGCTGCGCGACAAAGGCTATCTGGTCTCCGGTGATATCGTGATTGTGACTCAGGGTGACGTGATGAGCACCATCGGCTCGACCAATACCACTCGCGTATTGACCGTCGAGTAA
- the lpxM gene encoding lauroyl-Kdo(2)-lipid IV(A) myristoyltransferase (LpxM is lauroyl-Kdo(2)-lipid IV(A) myristoyltransferase, an enzyme characterized in Escherichia coli and involved in biosynthesis of the form of lipid A found in that species and some closely related species.), which produces METQKNNIEYIPEFEKSFRHPRNWSAWLGVYAFAGIAMLPASVRDPVLGKIGRLAGRFGKSARRRAQINLLYCFPEKSDAEREALIDDMYTTAPQAMAMMAELALKGPEKVQTRVDWKGLEIIEEMRRNNEKVIFLVPHGWGVDIPAMLMASQGQKMAAMFHNQGNKIFDYVWNTVRRRFGGRLHARNDGIKPFIQSVRQGYWGYYLPDQDHGPEHSEFVDFFATYKATLPAIGRLMKVCRARVIPLFPVYDGKTHRLSIEVRPPMDDLLTADDHTIARRMNEEVEILVGPHAEQYTWILKLLKTRKPGETEPYKRKELFPKK; this is translated from the coding sequence ATGGAAACCCAAAAAAACAATATTGAGTACATTCCTGAGTTTGAAAAATCTTTTCGCCACCCGCGCAACTGGAGTGCCTGGCTTGGCGTTTACGCATTTGCGGGGATTGCGATGTTACCTGCCTCGGTTCGCGATCCGGTACTGGGAAAAATAGGCCGCCTGGCGGGCCGGTTTGGTAAAAGTGCCCGTCGCCGTGCGCAGATTAACCTCCTGTACTGTTTCCCGGAGAAGAGTGACGCCGAGCGCGAAGCGCTGATTGACGACATGTATACGACCGCGCCTCAGGCCATGGCAATGATGGCCGAACTGGCGCTCAAAGGGCCGGAGAAAGTTCAGACGCGTGTTGACTGGAAAGGGCTGGAAATCATCGAAGAAATGCGCCGCAACAACGAGAAGGTGATCTTCCTCGTTCCTCACGGCTGGGGCGTGGATATTCCTGCGATGCTGATGGCGTCACAGGGGCAGAAAATGGCGGCAATGTTCCATAACCAGGGCAATAAGATCTTTGATTACGTCTGGAACACCGTGCGTCGCCGTTTTGGTGGCCGTCTGCATGCGCGTAATGATGGCATCAAACCGTTTATACAGTCCGTGCGTCAGGGCTACTGGGGTTACTATCTGCCGGATCAGGACCACGGCCCCGAGCACAGTGAGTTTGTGGATTTCTTCGCGACGTATAAAGCCACGTTGCCGGCGATTGGCCGCCTGATGAAAGTCTGCCGTGCGCGCGTCATTCCGCTGTTTCCGGTATACGACGGGAAAACCCATCGCCTGAGCATTGAAGTGCGTCCACCGATGGATGATTTACTGACGGCGGACGATCACACCATTGCGCGCCGAATGAACGAAGAGGTCGAGATTCTGGTGGGACCGCATGCTGAGCAATACACGTGGATACTGAAGTTGCTCAAAACGCGTAAGCCCGGTGAAACAGAGCCGTACAAACGCAAAGAACTTTTCCCGAAGAAATAA
- the mepM gene encoding murein DD-endopeptidase MepM encodes MQQIARSVALAFNNLPRPHRVMLGSLTVLTLAVAVWRPYVYHPSSAPIIKTIELEKSEIRSLLPEASEPIDQAAQEDEAIPQDELDDKTENEAGIHEYVVSTGDTLSSVLNQYGIDMGNISQLAAADKDLRNLKIGQQLSWTLTADGDLQRLTWEMSRRETRTYDRTANGFKMTSEMQKGDWVNSVMKGTVGASFVSSARDAGLTSAEISSVIKAMQWQMDFRKLKKGDEFSVLMSREMLDGKREQSQLVGVRLRSDGKDYYAIRAEDGKFYDRSGTGLAKGFLRFPTAKQFRVSSNFNPRRLNPVTGRVAPHRGVDFAMPQGTPVLAVGDGEVVIAKRSGAAGYYVAVRHGRTYTTRYMHLRKLLVKPGQKVKRGDRIALSGNTGRSTGPHLHYEVWINQQAVNPLTAKLPRTEGLTGKDRSDYLAQVKEVIPQLRFD; translated from the coding sequence GTGCAACAGATAGCCCGCTCTGTCGCCCTGGCATTTAACAATCTGCCTCGACCCCATCGCGTTATGCTGGGGTCTCTTACAGTTCTCACGTTAGCGGTCGCCGTCTGGCGGCCCTATGTTTACCATCCGAGTTCTGCCCCAATCATCAAAACCATCGAGCTTGAGAAGAGCGAGATCCGCTCTCTCCTCCCTGAGGCCAGTGAACCTATCGACCAGGCGGCTCAGGAAGATGAAGCCATCCCGCAGGATGAGCTGGACGATAAAACCGAGAATGAAGCGGGGATCCACGAATATGTCGTTTCGACGGGTGATACGTTAAGCAGCGTTCTGAACCAGTACGGTATCGACATGGGAAACATCAGCCAGCTGGCGGCGGCTGATAAAGATCTTCGTAATCTGAAAATTGGTCAACAGCTCTCCTGGACGTTAACCGCTGATGGCGATCTGCAACGCCTGACCTGGGAAATGTCCCGTCGCGAAACCCGCACCTACGATCGCACTGCAAACGGTTTCAAAATGACCAGTGAAATGCAGAAAGGCGACTGGGTGAACAGCGTGATGAAAGGGACCGTAGGCGCAAGCTTCGTCTCCAGCGCGCGCGATGCGGGGCTGACCAGCGCCGAAATCAGCTCGGTAATTAAAGCCATGCAGTGGCAAATGGACTTCCGCAAACTGAAGAAAGGCGATGAATTCTCCGTTCTCATGTCCCGTGAAATGCTTGACGGCAAGCGTGAGCAGAGCCAACTGGTGGGCGTGCGTCTGCGCTCTGATGGCAAAGATTACTACGCCATTCGTGCCGAAGACGGTAAGTTCTACGACCGCAGCGGTACCGGGCTTGCGAAGGGCTTCCTGCGCTTCCCGACGGCTAAACAATTCCGTGTCTCATCCAACTTTAACCCGCGCCGTTTGAACCCGGTCACCGGGCGCGTTGCGCCGCACCGTGGCGTTGACTTTGCCATGCCGCAGGGGACACCTGTGCTGGCTGTGGGTGATGGCGAAGTGGTGATTGCAAAACGCAGCGGTGCGGCCGGGTATTATGTCGCGGTGCGTCATGGTCGTACCTACACCACCCGCTATATGCACCTGCGTAAGCTGCTGGTTAAGCCGGGCCAGAAAGTGAAACGTGGCGACCGTATCGCGCTCTCCGGGAATACAGGGCGCTCTACCGGGCCGCATTTGCACTATGAGGTGTGGATTAACCAACAGGCAGTGAACCCGCTTACGGCGAAACTGCCGCGTACCGAAGGCCTGACAGGTAAAGATCGTTCCGATTACCTGGCGCAGGTGAAAGAGGTGATTCCGCAGCTGCGCTTTGATTAA
- the znuA gene encoding zinc ABC transporter substrate-binding protein ZnuA, whose translation MLHKNTLLFAALSAALWGSTAQDVNAAVVASLKPLGFIASAIADGVTDTQVLLPDGASEHDYSLRPSDVKRLQNADLVVWIGPEMEAFMQKSAKQVPGEKQVAIAELPGVKPLLMKGADDDGDEHDAGHADGEKGDGDHHHGEYNMHLWLSPEIARLSAVAIHDKLVELMPQSRAKLDANLKDFEAQLAATDKQVGNELAPLKGKGYFVFHDAYGYYEKHYGLTPLGHFTVNPEIQPGAQRLHEIRTQLVEQKATCVFAEPQFRPAVVEAVARGTSVRMGTLDPLGTNIQLSKASYSQFLSQLANQYASCLKGD comes from the coding sequence ATGTTACATAAAAATACGCTTCTTTTCGCAGCATTATCCGCTGCCCTTTGGGGTTCAACAGCACAAGATGTTAACGCTGCTGTTGTCGCTTCGCTTAAACCGCTCGGTTTCATTGCTTCCGCGATTGCAGATGGGGTTACTGACACCCAGGTTCTGCTCCCTGATGGGGCTTCCGAGCATGATTATTCCCTGCGTCCATCTGATGTAAAACGCTTACAAAACGCGGACTTAGTTGTCTGGATTGGTCCAGAGATGGAAGCGTTTATGCAGAAGTCGGCAAAACAGGTGCCGGGCGAAAAACAGGTCGCCATTGCCGAACTCCCGGGCGTGAAACCGTTGCTCATGAAAGGGGCTGATGACGACGGTGATGAACATGATGCCGGACACGCCGACGGCGAAAAAGGTGATGGGGATCACCATCACGGCGAGTACAACATGCACCTTTGGCTATCCCCAGAGATAGCGCGGCTTTCGGCGGTTGCAATCCATGACAAATTAGTGGAACTTATGCCGCAAAGTCGAGCCAAACTAGACGCCAACCTGAAGGATTTTGAGGCACAATTAGCCGCAACTGATAAGCAGGTGGGTAATGAGCTCGCACCGTTGAAAGGAAAAGGGTATTTCGTTTTTCATGACGCCTATGGCTATTACGAGAAACACTACGGCCTGACCCCGCTGGGGCACTTTACCGTCAACCCTGAAATTCAACCTGGTGCGCAGCGTTTACATGAAATCAGAACACAGTTGGTTGAGCAGAAAGCGACATGCGTTTTTGCTGAGCCACAGTTCAGGCCAGCGGTCGTAGAAGCCGTGGCCAGGGGAACATCCGTGCGCATGGGAACCCTTGACCCGCTAGGAACGAATATCCAGTTGAGCAAAGCGAGCTATTCGCAGTTTCTCAGCCAACTGGCGAACCAGTATGCGAGCTGCCTGAAAGGAGATTAA
- the znuC gene encoding zinc ABC transporter ATP-binding protein ZnuC produces the protein MTTLVSLDNISVSFGQRRVLSDVSLDLKPGKILTLLGPNGAGKSTLVRVVLGLVTPDEGVIRREEKLRIGYVPQKLHLDATLPLTVSRFLRLRPGTHKADILPALKRVQAGHLIDAPLQKLSGGETQRVLLARALLSSPQLLVLDEPTQGVDVNGQVALYDLIDQLRRELNCAVLMVSHDLHLVMAKTDEVLCLNHHICCSGTPEVVSMHPEFISMFGPRGAEQLGIYRHHHNHRHDLQGRIVLRRGNGHS, from the coding sequence ATGACGACTTTGGTTTCTCTCGACAATATTTCGGTCTCATTTGGCCAACGCCGCGTCCTCTCTGACGTGTCGCTGGATCTGAAACCCGGCAAAATTCTGACGCTGCTCGGCCCCAATGGCGCAGGGAAATCCACCCTGGTGCGCGTGGTGCTGGGTCTGGTAACACCTGACGAAGGGGTTATCCGCCGTGAGGAAAAATTACGCATCGGCTATGTGCCGCAAAAACTCCACCTCGACGCCACACTGCCGCTGACGGTTAGCCGCTTCCTGCGTCTGCGCCCCGGGACACATAAAGCCGATATTCTTCCGGCGCTGAAACGCGTGCAGGCAGGCCATCTGATCGATGCCCCGCTGCAGAAACTGTCCGGCGGTGAAACCCAGCGCGTATTGCTTGCCCGCGCCCTGTTGAGCAGCCCACAGCTTCTGGTGCTGGATGAGCCGACGCAGGGTGTGGACGTGAATGGTCAGGTCGCACTTTACGATTTAATCGACCAGCTACGCCGCGAACTCAACTGTGCGGTGCTGATGGTTTCCCACGATCTCCATCTGGTGATGGCCAAGACCGACGAAGTGCTGTGCCTTAACCATCACATCTGCTGTTCCGGCACGCCGGAAGTGGTGTCAATGCACCCTGAATTCATCTCCATGTTCGGCCCTCGCGGCGCTGAGCAGCTGGGAATTTATCGCCATCATCACAATCACCGCCATGATTTACAGGGACGAATTGTCCTGCGCCGGGGAAATGGACACTCATGA
- the znuB gene encoding zinc ABC transporter permease subunit ZnuB, producing MIELLLPGWLAGIMLACAAGPLGSFVVWRRMSYFGDTLAHASLLGVAFGLLLDVNPFYAVIVVTLLLAAGLVWLEKRPHLAIDTLLGIMAHSALSLGLVVVSLMSNIRVDLMAYLFGDLLAVTPEDLISIAGGVVVVLGILLWQWRNLLAMTVSPDLAFVDGVKLQRVKLLLMLVTALTIGVAMKFVGALIITSLLIIPAATARRFARTPEQMAGIAVIIGMIAVTGGLTFSAFYDTPAGPSVVLCAALLFIFSMMKKPAS from the coding sequence ATGATTGAACTGTTACTGCCCGGCTGGCTGGCCGGGATTATGCTTGCTTGCGCCGCGGGCCCGCTGGGCTCGTTTGTGGTGTGGCGCAGAATGTCCTATTTTGGCGATACGCTGGCACACGCATCTCTGCTGGGCGTTGCCTTTGGCCTGTTACTGGACGTGAATCCCTTCTACGCGGTGATTGTGGTCACGCTGCTGCTGGCCGCAGGGCTGGTATGGCTGGAAAAGCGCCCTCACCTCGCCATCGATACGCTGCTTGGTATTATGGCCCACAGCGCCCTGTCGCTGGGTCTGGTGGTCGTGAGCCTGATGTCGAACATTCGTGTTGATCTGATGGCCTACCTGTTCGGTGACCTGCTGGCCGTGACGCCTGAAGATCTGATCTCCATCGCCGGTGGTGTGGTGGTCGTGCTGGGTATTCTGCTCTGGCAGTGGCGTAATTTGCTGGCGATGACCGTCAGCCCGGATCTGGCGTTTGTCGACGGCGTGAAGCTGCAGCGCGTGAAGCTGTTGCTGATGCTGGTGACGGCGTTAACGATTGGTGTGGCGATGAAATTCGTCGGCGCGCTGATCATCACTTCCCTGCTGATTATCCCCGCGGCCACTGCGCGTCGTTTTGCCCGTACGCCGGAGCAAATGGCCGGTATCGCGGTTATCATCGGGATGATTGCGGTAACGGGAGGGTTAACCTTCTCGGCGTTCTACGATACCCCAGCCGGCCCGTCTGTGGTGCTGTGTGCGGCGCTGCTGTTTATCTTCAGTATGATGAAGAAGCCTGCAAGCTGA